One segment of Neobacillus endophyticus DNA contains the following:
- the cysT gene encoding sulfate ABC transporter permease subunit CysT — protein sequence MIKESLHVSKKSKRHRVLPGYGLSMGYTVVYLSLIILLPLAVLFLKATTLSFSDFWRTVTDARVVASYKLTLSTSLVAALVNVVFGTLIAWVLVRYDFWGKRLADALVDLPFALPTAIAGIALTTLYAPNGWIGKYFDAMGIKVAYTPLGIMIALTFIGLPFVVRSVQPVLQDLDTQYEEAAATLGANSVQIFLKIIFPAIFPAIITGFALAFARALGEYGSVVFISGNMPMKTEITPLLIITKLEQFNYGGAAAIAAVMLLFSFILLFLINFWQWKTSNKQQHV from the coding sequence ATGATAAAGGAGAGCTTGCATGTGTCCAAAAAATCGAAACGTCACCGTGTTCTTCCGGGCTACGGCCTTTCCATGGGATATACAGTTGTCTATCTAAGCCTGATCATTTTGCTTCCATTAGCCGTTTTATTTTTAAAAGCTACGACTCTCAGTTTTTCTGATTTTTGGAGGACTGTAACAGATGCAAGAGTCGTAGCATCCTATAAGTTGACACTATCGACTTCCTTGGTTGCAGCTTTGGTTAATGTCGTATTTGGAACCCTGATCGCCTGGGTTCTCGTACGGTATGACTTTTGGGGGAAGCGCTTGGCTGATGCCCTTGTGGATTTGCCATTTGCCCTGCCGACGGCGATCGCTGGGATTGCCTTAACAACCCTTTACGCACCAAATGGCTGGATTGGAAAATACTTTGATGCCATGGGAATCAAAGTTGCCTATACACCACTTGGGATCATGATTGCTTTAACATTTATCGGATTGCCCTTTGTCGTCAGGTCTGTCCAGCCTGTATTGCAGGATTTGGACACCCAGTATGAAGAAGCAGCCGCAACATTGGGAGCGAATTCGGTACAAATTTTTCTCAAAATTATATTCCCGGCCATTTTCCCCGCCATCATTACCGGTTTTGCTCTTGCCTTTGCTAGGGCATTGGGAGAGTATGGTTCAGTCGTCTTTATCTCGGGAAACATGCCGATGAAAACGGAAATCACCCCGTTACTCATCATTACAAAGCTGGAGCAATTTAACTATGGGGGAGCGGCCGCCATTGCCGCGGTTATGCTGCTATTTTCTTTCATTCTGTTATTCTTGATTAATTTTTGGCAATGGAAAACTTCTAATAAACAGCAGCATGTATAG
- a CDS encoding sulfate ABC transporter substrate-binding protein — protein MKKKLWMTIVSITLLLWVAGCSNQTVSNKTESNKSVKSEVELLNVSYDPTREFYQQFNKSFAAHWEKQTGQKVTIKQSHGGSGAQSRAVIDGLEADVVTLALAYDIDAIAKTGKISADWQKRLDNNSSPYTSTIVFLVRKGNPKGIKDWDDLVKKGVSVITPNPKTSGGARWNFLAAWGYALKKYNGDEQKAKEFVTKLYKNVPVLDSGARGSTTTFTEKGIGDVLIAWENEAYLALNQLGKDKFEIVNPSISILAEPPVAVVDQVAKKHGTEKVAKAYLDYLYSPEGQEIAAKNYYRPRDKQVAEKYLSQFPNIQLFTIDDQFGGWTKAQKTFFADGGVFDQIYKPQ, from the coding sequence ATGAAGAAAAAACTATGGATGACAATCGTTTCTATTACTCTTTTACTTTGGGTTGCCGGGTGCTCGAACCAAACGGTCAGTAACAAGACTGAATCAAATAAGTCAGTAAAATCCGAGGTGGAATTATTGAATGTTTCCTATGATCCGACAAGGGAATTTTACCAGCAGTTTAATAAAAGCTTTGCAGCCCATTGGGAAAAACAAACCGGACAAAAAGTGACCATTAAGCAGTCGCATGGCGGTTCAGGCGCCCAATCCCGCGCTGTTATAGATGGACTTGAGGCAGATGTTGTTACATTAGCACTTGCTTACGATATTGATGCCATAGCCAAGACAGGGAAAATTTCAGCGGATTGGCAGAAACGGCTTGACAACAATAGTTCACCGTACACTTCGACAATTGTTTTCCTTGTTCGTAAAGGCAATCCGAAGGGCATCAAGGATTGGGATGATTTAGTGAAAAAAGGTGTTTCCGTGATTACACCAAATCCGAAAACTTCCGGTGGTGCCAGATGGAACTTCCTAGCGGCATGGGGTTATGCATTAAAGAAATACAACGGCGACGAGCAAAAAGCAAAGGAATTTGTGACAAAGCTTTATAAGAATGTTCCGGTACTGGATTCCGGGGCACGCGGGTCAACAACCACATTTACGGAAAAAGGAATCGGGGATGTGTTAATTGCCTGGGAAAATGAAGCCTATCTGGCGCTCAATCAACTTGGTAAGGATAAATTTGAAATCGTGAACCCGTCGATTAGTATTCTGGCAGAGCCTCCGGTAGCAGTGGTCGATCAAGTGGCGAAAAAGCATGGGACAGAGAAAGTGGCGAAAGCTTATCTGGATTATCTGTATTCTCCAGAAGGCCAGGAAATTGCTGCAAAGAATTACTACCGGCCGCGTGATAAACAAGTAGCCGAAAAGTACCTCAGCCAGTTCCCTAATATCCAATTATTTACCATTGATGACCAGTTTGGCGGCTGGACAAAAGCCCAAAAAACGTTTTTCGCAGATGGCGGAGTCTTTGATCAGATATACAAACCGCAATGA
- a CDS encoding YezD family protein: protein MQLKGRLDQQVLEKIASLLEGLEFGTVQITVHDSQITQIDRLEKYRFPPQRKSGSEVPNHHKKTC from the coding sequence TTGCAATTAAAAGGCCGTCTGGATCAGCAGGTTCTGGAGAAGATTGCTAGTTTGTTAGAAGGGTTGGAATTTGGAACGGTTCAAATAACCGTTCATGATTCCCAAATTACTCAAATTGATCGATTGGAAAAGTACCGATTTCCTCCTCAACGGAAATCAGGTTCTGAAGTGCCTAATCATCACAAAAAAACATGCTAA
- a CDS encoding RrF2 family transcriptional regulator: protein MKVSSKGEYALRALLLLGNHEGTVIGIQEIAEKTHVSINYLEQILLQLKKLGYVTSKRGAKGGYLLYKKPSDISIGEVIRDLEGPLSPMGCASITKYEPCVLEVGCQLKPLWSLVRDTIAFVLERTSLEDLLQNRINKFEGDDFIAIKRPSGSAGSGEDC from the coding sequence ATGAAGGTATCGAGTAAAGGCGAATATGCATTAAGGGCATTACTCTTACTTGGAAACCATGAAGGAACCGTAATAGGAATTCAGGAAATTGCTGAGAAGACGCACGTCAGCATAAATTACTTGGAGCAAATCCTGCTTCAATTAAAAAAGCTCGGCTATGTCACAAGCAAAAGAGGGGCAAAAGGAGGATATCTTCTATATAAGAAGCCTTCAGACATCAGTATTGGCGAAGTGATCCGTGATTTGGAGGGCCCTTTGTCACCAATGGGCTGCGCCTCGATTACAAAATATGAACCTTGTGTTTTAGAGGTTGGGTGTCAATTAAAACCATTATGGTCCCTGGTAAGAGATACGATAGCATTTGTTCTCGAGAGAACCAGTCTTGAAGACTTACTGCAAAACCGAATTAATAAATTTGAAGGGGATGATTTTATTGCAATTAAAAGGCCGTCTGGATCAGCAGGTTCTGGAGAAGATTGCTAG
- a CDS encoding SPFH domain-containing protein, which translates to MSASISVLLTLAVLVVLLFLSSIRIVQQYQQGVVLRLGRYTRSLEPGVQFVIPLVDSVRRIDMRIRVENVENQDIITKDSVPVTLNAVVYYQAVNAQKALLDVEDYRKATRTLAQTILRSNLGAHTMQEMLTDQKKLDDLLRSELDRATEPWGIKVTGVEIRSMDLPEGLRRAMAKEAEAERERKAKVIAAQGEFEAAEKLAEAATVISKQPEAMQLRMLQTMTEIAAEKNSTILFPYDAASGLASLFRKSQEQ; encoded by the coding sequence ATGTCAGCATCAATCAGTGTTCTTTTAACACTTGCAGTTTTAGTCGTTCTTCTTTTTTTATCTTCAATTCGAATTGTTCAGCAATATCAGCAGGGTGTTGTCCTTCGGTTGGGCCGTTATACTCGTTCGCTGGAGCCTGGTGTACAGTTTGTTATTCCTCTCGTCGACAGCGTCCGAAGAATCGATATGCGGATTCGTGTTGAAAATGTGGAGAATCAGGATATTATCACAAAGGACAGTGTTCCAGTCACATTAAACGCTGTCGTTTATTATCAGGCGGTCAATGCCCAAAAAGCTCTGCTTGATGTGGAGGATTACAGAAAGGCAACGAGAACCTTGGCTCAAACGATTCTCCGTTCCAACCTGGGTGCCCATACGATGCAGGAAATGTTGACAGATCAAAAGAAATTAGACGATTTATTGCGTTCTGAACTTGATCGGGCAACTGAGCCATGGGGAATAAAGGTGACAGGGGTTGAAATTCGGTCAATGGATCTTCCTGAAGGTCTTCGCCGTGCGATGGCGAAAGAGGCCGAGGCCGAACGGGAAAGAAAAGCAAAAGTAATTGCCGCCCAAGGGGAATTTGAAGCGGCTGAAAAGCTAGCTGAAGCAGCTACAGTCATTAGCAAGCAGCCGGAGGCCATGCAATTACGGATGCTGCAAACGATGACAGAAATTGCAGCCGAGAAGAATAGCACCATCCTGTTCCCATATGATGCTGCTTCAGGATTAGCCAGCTTATTTCGAAAAAGTCAAGAACAATAG
- a CDS encoding HU family DNA-binding protein encodes MNKTELINAVAEASELSKKDAGKAIDALFETISNALKNGDKVQLIGFGNFEVRDRAARTGRNPQTGEEIEIAAARVPAFSAGKALKDAVKNS; translated from the coding sequence ATGAATAAAACGGAATTAATTAATGCAGTAGCAGAAGCAAGTGAATTATCAAAAAAAGATGCAGGAAAAGCGATTGATGCATTATTTGAAACGATTTCGAATGCATTAAAAAATGGCGATAAAGTCCAATTAATTGGATTTGGTAATTTCGAAGTTCGGGATCGTGCAGCAAGAACTGGGAGAAACCCACAAACAGGTGAGGAAATTGAAATTGCTGCGGCAAGGGTTCCTGCATTTTCAGCAGGGAAGGCCCTAAAAGATGCAGTTAAAAATAGTTAA
- a CDS encoding amino acid permease translates to MEVINSEENQTSHVKRNLKARHMTMIAIGGSIGTGLFLATGLSIRTAGPGGALIAYGAIGIMVYFLMTSLGEMATHMPVSGSFATYATRFIDPSLGFALGWNYWFNWAITLAVEIAASAIIMKFWLPNVPSIVWSVLFLGLIFLLNALSVKSYGESEFWFSLVKVITIIVFIAVGLLTIFGILGGKYIGFKNFTIGHAPISGGFLSILSIFFIAGFSFQGTELVGIAAGESENPDKNVPKAIRQVFWRILLFYIGAIAVIGLIIPYTSNQLLGGDVDKIAVSPFTLVFEKAGFAFTASVMNAVILTSVLSCGTSGLYASTRMLWSMAKDGQAPKFLQKVNRRGIPMNALLVTAIIGAMAFLSSIFGDQVYTWLLNASGLTGFIAWVGIALSHYRFRKAYLAQGRDLNKLKYKAKWYPFGPLLALIMCIIIILGQNYQAFTNGKIDWYGIAVSYIGLPIFFITWLGYKYAKKTKVIPLQQCSFDDEQNETEDLQGHMTAFGK, encoded by the coding sequence ATGGAAGTTATTAATTCGGAAGAGAATCAAACTAGTCATGTGAAACGCAATTTAAAGGCTAGGCATATGACCATGATAGCAATTGGCGGATCGATTGGAACAGGGCTGTTTTTGGCAACAGGATTATCGATTCGGACAGCAGGACCGGGCGGCGCACTGATTGCTTACGGTGCGATTGGAATTATGGTTTATTTTTTAATGACGAGTCTTGGTGAAATGGCCACCCATATGCCTGTCTCGGGATCCTTTGCTACTTACGCTACCCGTTTCATCGATCCTTCATTAGGGTTTGCACTCGGTTGGAATTACTGGTTTAACTGGGCTATAACTTTGGCAGTTGAGATCGCAGCCTCGGCAATTATTATGAAATTTTGGCTTCCGAACGTACCAAGCATTGTATGGAGCGTACTGTTTTTAGGACTTATCTTTTTATTAAATGCCTTATCCGTTAAAAGTTATGGTGAGTCAGAGTTTTGGTTTTCTTTAGTAAAAGTTATTACGATTATTGTTTTTATTGCAGTTGGCCTGCTAACCATTTTTGGGATTCTTGGCGGCAAGTATATTGGGTTTAAAAACTTTACAATCGGTCACGCCCCAATCAGTGGCGGCTTTCTTTCCATATTAAGTATTTTCTTTATCGCCGGCTTTTCCTTCCAAGGAACAGAGCTTGTTGGAATTGCCGCAGGGGAAAGTGAAAATCCGGATAAAAACGTCCCAAAAGCCATTAGACAAGTGTTCTGGCGCATTCTATTGTTTTATATCGGGGCCATTGCGGTAATCGGCCTTATTATACCTTACACAAGTAATCAGTTGTTAGGCGGGGACGTAGACAAGATTGCGGTCAGCCCGTTTACCCTTGTTTTTGAGAAAGCAGGATTTGCCTTTACAGCATCTGTTATGAATGCAGTTATTTTAACCTCTGTTTTATCATGCGGTACCTCGGGCTTATATGCATCAACACGGATGCTCTGGTCAATGGCTAAGGACGGTCAGGCACCTAAATTTTTACAAAAAGTTAATCGTCGCGGAATTCCGATGAATGCCCTTTTAGTAACGGCTATCATTGGCGCAATGGCCTTTTTATCATCTATCTTTGGAGATCAGGTCTATACATGGTTATTAAACGCCTCAGGCCTAACCGGATTTATTGCCTGGGTTGGCATCGCCTTAAGCCATTACCGTTTCCGCAAGGCCTATCTCGCTCAAGGAAGAGACTTAAATAAACTGAAGTATAAGGCAAAATGGTATCCATTCGGCCCGCTGCTTGCTTTAATTATGTGCATCATTATTATCCTCGGACAAAATTATCAAGCATTTACTAACGGGAAAATCGATTGGTATGGAATTGCCGTCTCCTACATCGGATTACCGATCTTTTTCATCACTTGGTTGGGCTATAAATACGCCAAAAAAACAAAGGTCATTCCACTTCAACAATGCTCTTTTGATGATGAGCAGAATGAGACTGAGGATTTGCAGGGACATATGACCGCATTTGGAAAATGA
- a CDS encoding YokU family protein: protein MNCQWCGSDKAERTNNTVYWELPDGTKTIEIRETPSVHCSNCGMTYQSDEMVKEIEDQLFLINTTKLEKSMTYETLMAVPRILKRNYFDFSK from the coding sequence TTGAATTGTCAATGGTGCGGATCTGATAAGGCAGAAAGAACAAACAATACCGTATATTGGGAGCTACCAGACGGTACGAAAACAATTGAAATTCGCGAAACACCTTCCGTTCATTGCTCAAATTGCGGCATGACCTATCAAAGTGATGAAATGGTAAAGGAAATAGAGGATCAGTTGTTTCTAATTAATACCACCAAGTTGGAAAAAAGCATGACATATGAAACATTGATGGCAGTGCCTCGGATCCTGAAACGAAACTACTTTGATTTTTCGAAATAA
- the kamA gene encoding lysine 2,3-aminomutase, translating into MRNTLFKPKRHWKEIELWKDVTDEQWNDWLWQLTNTIKTLDDLKKVVDLTPEEEEGVKISTKTIPLNITPYYASLMDKDDPRCPIRMQSVPISQEVYKTRYDMEDPLHEDEDSPVPGLTHRYPDRVLFLVTNQCSMYCRYCTRRRFSGQIGMGVPKKQLDAAIQYIASTPQIRDVLISGGDGLLINDTILEYILKNLREIPHVEIIRIGTRAPVVFPQRITENLCEILKKYHPVWLNTHFNTSMEITEESKRACEMLANAGVPVGNQSVILAGINDSVPIMKQLMHDLVKIRVRPYYIYQCDLSEGIGHFRAPISKGLEIMEGLRGHTSGYAVPTFIVDAPGGGGKIPLQPNYIISQSSNKVVLRNFEGVITSYPEPENYHPGTAEDYYKKVYPEVFEKFESNGVLSVIDDTKFNLIPEGLKRLDRRKTYNNNPEHSSLKDKREKRDELKEKKFQAQINKFETVGAVEE; encoded by the coding sequence ATGAGAAACACTTTATTCAAACCGAAAAGACATTGGAAAGAAATCGAACTGTGGAAGGATGTAACCGATGAGCAGTGGAACGATTGGTTGTGGCAGTTGACAAATACCATTAAAACACTGGATGACTTGAAAAAAGTCGTCGACCTGACTCCTGAGGAAGAGGAAGGGGTTAAAATCTCTACCAAAACGATTCCATTAAATATTACTCCTTATTATGCATCTCTAATGGATAAAGATGATCCAAGATGCCCGATTCGCATGCAGTCTGTACCGATTTCGCAGGAAGTGTACAAAACAAGATATGATATGGAGGATCCGCTTCACGAAGATGAGGATTCACCAGTACCAGGTTTAACACACCGCTACCCTGATCGCGTGTTATTCCTAGTCACCAATCAATGTTCAATGTACTGCCGTTATTGCACTAGAAGACGTTTCTCTGGACAAATTGGAATGGGTGTACCAAAGAAACAGCTGGACGCAGCCATCCAATATATCGCTTCCACACCGCAAATTCGAGATGTTCTTATCTCCGGTGGAGACGGATTATTAATCAACGATACGATTTTAGAATATATCTTAAAAAATCTGCGCGAGATTCCGCATGTGGAAATCATCCGCATCGGCACACGGGCGCCTGTTGTATTCCCGCAGCGGATTACTGAAAACCTCTGCGAAATTTTGAAAAAATATCATCCAGTTTGGCTGAATACTCATTTCAATACCTCCATGGAAATTACGGAAGAGTCTAAGCGCGCATGCGAAATGCTGGCAAATGCCGGGGTTCCAGTTGGAAATCAATCCGTTATTCTAGCAGGCATTAATGACAGTGTTCCGATCATGAAGCAGCTGATGCATGATCTTGTGAAAATTCGTGTCCGTCCATATTACATTTACCAATGTGATCTATCTGAAGGAATCGGCCACTTCCGTGCACCAATCAGTAAAGGATTGGAAATCATGGAAGGTCTGCGCGGACATACTTCCGGTTATGCGGTTCCGACATTTATCGTCGATGCACCGGGAGGAGGCGGCAAAATTCCGTTGCAGCCGAATTATATTATTTCCCAAAGCTCCAATAAAGTGGTGCTGCGCAACTTTGAAGGAGTCATTACCTCTTATCCGGAGCCGGAAAATTACCATCCTGGCACTGCAGAGGATTATTACAAAAAGGTTTATCCTGAAGTATTTGAGAAATTTGAAAGCAATGGTGTCTTATCCGTGATTGATGATACGAAATTCAATTTAATTCCTGAAGGTTTGAAACGCCTGGATCGCCGCAAAACCTATAACAACAATCCTGAACACAGCTCATTAAAAGATAAGCGTGAGAAGCGTGACGAATTAAAGGAGAAAAAATTCCAAGCGCAAATCAATAAATTCGAAACAGTAGGAGCGGTGGAAGAATAA
- a CDS encoding GNAT family N-acetyltransferase: METMNKSYYVEVASSLNPKQLKMMMELEKDAFPGMGAVDEQTLIPLARYGKLLQYWQDHDGRPVAICEILRDYHDIHKAYIFGFYVRSDQQGKGIGKLFLQDIYPILKQDQFKKVCLTVSTKNEAAIKLYEKLGFVIKDTRSDEFGEGEHRYYMEYIIT; the protein is encoded by the coding sequence ATGGAAACAATGAATAAATCCTACTATGTCGAAGTGGCATCATCATTAAATCCAAAGCAGCTGAAAATGATGATGGAGTTGGAAAAAGATGCATTCCCGGGGATGGGAGCAGTGGATGAACAAACGTTGATACCGCTGGCGCGTTATGGAAAGCTCCTTCAATACTGGCAGGATCACGACGGGCGTCCTGTTGCGATTTGTGAGATATTGAGAGATTACCATGATATTCATAAAGCCTACATTTTCGGATTCTATGTCCGTTCCGACCAGCAAGGGAAAGGAATCGGTAAATTATTTTTACAGGATATCTACCCGATTTTAAAACAGGATCAATTTAAGAAAGTGTGTTTAACGGTCAGCACTAAAAATGAGGCAGCCATTAAGCTCTACGAAAAACTGGGCTTCGTCATTAAAGACACGAGGTCTGATGAATTTGGCGAAGGGGAGCATCGCTACTACATGGAATACATCATTACTTAA
- a CDS encoding M81 family metallopeptidase, whose protein sequence is MRKHRIGIAFFYHESHSFTPMKTEIEQFKNEGFFNGDEIYAAYQSTKTEVGGFLDVLTRHEDIEIVPLLCAAAVPSGVVSTEAYSIIEEQMLQSIQLAGILDGLLLALHGAMVVEHLFDPEAHLLGKIRELVGWNIPIATTLDMHANLSEEMIAYTPLHFGFKTYPHVDMYEQGVHAASALLKQLKENVVFYAAFEKLPMMPPSINMRTAEGPMHKMMEWAKQAEEEEEIYNVSVFGGFPYSDIPMVGASILVVGLDPKKGKETAKKMASLYWEVREEFLMDLPNVSEALEWALTMDEVKPIALADISDNPLSCGSGDTTELLKEMVKLNLPNTLFGGLYDPESIEACRQAGVGNNVTLALGGKVSPEFGAPVVVEATVIAISDGIFYNSGPFNQHLRVDLKGAAHIRTGNMDILLIGRPMSANDPEMFRHIGLEPGTKRILGLKAKNHFRAAFDSIISRVIYVDAPGVASNRLTNFPYQHIPRPIWPLDDCKYKVEARGTSAWKQ, encoded by the coding sequence ATGAGAAAACATCGTATCGGGATTGCGTTCTTTTACCATGAATCCCACAGTTTCACCCCGATGAAAACCGAAATCGAACAGTTTAAAAATGAAGGATTTTTTAACGGTGATGAGATTTATGCAGCCTATCAAAGTACAAAAACGGAAGTCGGAGGATTTCTCGATGTTTTAACAAGGCATGAGGATATTGAAATTGTACCGCTGTTGTGTGCTGCCGCGGTGCCTTCCGGTGTAGTCTCAACAGAAGCCTACTCGATTATTGAAGAACAAATGCTTCAGTCGATCCAACTGGCAGGAATACTGGACGGTTTATTGCTTGCTCTCCACGGAGCAATGGTGGTGGAGCATTTGTTTGATCCGGAAGCACATTTGCTAGGGAAGATTCGCGAACTTGTCGGATGGAATATTCCGATTGCGACCACCCTCGATATGCATGCCAATTTAAGTGAAGAAATGATTGCCTATACCCCGCTTCATTTTGGGTTTAAAACATATCCGCATGTAGACATGTACGAGCAAGGCGTACACGCAGCATCCGCTTTGTTAAAACAATTGAAGGAAAACGTGGTCTTTTACGCTGCTTTTGAAAAATTGCCGATGATGCCGCCTTCGATTAATATGCGGACAGCAGAAGGGCCGATGCACAAAATGATGGAATGGGCAAAACAAGCGGAAGAGGAAGAAGAAATTTATAACGTCTCCGTGTTTGGCGGCTTCCCGTATTCCGATATTCCGATGGTGGGGGCGAGCATTCTCGTTGTGGGACTTGACCCGAAAAAAGGAAAAGAAACAGCCAAAAAAATGGCTTCCTTGTATTGGGAGGTAAGAGAAGAATTCTTAATGGATTTGCCTAATGTATCAGAAGCGCTGGAATGGGCTCTGACAATGGATGAAGTGAAGCCGATTGCCTTGGCGGATATCTCAGACAATCCTTTAAGCTGCGGGAGCGGAGATACGACAGAACTGCTCAAGGAAATGGTCAAACTGAACCTTCCAAACACCCTATTTGGCGGACTTTATGATCCTGAATCCATTGAAGCATGCCGTCAAGCTGGAGTAGGGAACAACGTCACTTTGGCTCTTGGAGGAAAAGTATCGCCTGAATTCGGTGCTCCAGTTGTCGTGGAAGCAACGGTCATCGCCATTTCGGATGGAATCTTTTATAATTCAGGCCCGTTTAATCAGCATTTACGGGTTGATTTGAAAGGGGCAGCACATATCCGCACTGGCAATATGGACATCCTCTTGATCGGCAGGCCGATGTCGGCAAATGATCCGGAAATGTTTCGCCATATCGGGTTGGAGCCGGGGACGAAGCGAATTCTCGGATTAAAAGCGAAAAACCATTTCCGGGCAGCATTTGATTCCATCATCAGTCGAGTCATTTATGTTGATGCGCCAGGTGTTGCATCGAACCGTTTAACAAATTTTCCGTATCAACACATTCCAAGGCCAATCTGGCCATTGGATGATTGTAAATATAAGGTAGAAGCAAGGGGGACATCAGCATGGAAACAATGA
- a CDS encoding aldehyde dehydrogenase family protein, with translation MANQIKTEMLKGDLYINGQWVSEHDQAYFESVNPATGELVGICAAATTSQVDEAVASAHKAYSMWRDLPVPERASYLMKAGQLFEARKEELARVMTMEMGKVLTESLGEVGVVIATAQYMSGEGRRLFGESVPAGFPDRNVRMVREPLGVAACITPWNFPVSLASYKIFSALIAGNTVVWKPASEVALSAKIFVEILAEAGVPAGVVNLITGSGRTVGSRLAEHPDVQVISFTGSTEVGQQLAEMSCKTLKRISLELGGKNAVIVLKDADLDKAADGIVKSAFTTTGQRCTAASRVIVERPIKQELVAKIVQLTKSMKIGNGLEEGNQVGPLVNESQLHTVESYVKKAVEEGGKIVLGGKRAAELGGFYYEPTIIENVRPHDVIAQEEIFGPVLAIIEADSYEEAMEINNNTIYGLSTAIYTKSLHYANRAAREAVSGLVYINNGTSNAEMGVAFGGMKMSGNGHREVSHHSFDVMTEWKSIYTNY, from the coding sequence ATGGCAAATCAAATCAAAACGGAGATGTTGAAGGGCGATCTATATATAAATGGTCAATGGGTAAGTGAACATGATCAGGCCTATTTTGAAAGTGTCAATCCTGCGACAGGGGAATTGGTTGGGATTTGTGCTGCGGCGACAACTAGTCAGGTGGATGAAGCGGTGGCATCTGCACATAAGGCGTACTCCATGTGGCGTGATCTTCCCGTTCCGGAGCGTGCCTCCTATTTAATGAAAGCGGGCCAACTGTTTGAAGCACGAAAAGAAGAACTCGCCCGTGTTATGACAATGGAAATGGGCAAAGTATTGACCGAATCATTAGGCGAAGTGGGTGTTGTTATCGCTACGGCTCAATATATGTCGGGGGAGGGACGGCGTCTCTTCGGAGAGAGTGTTCCTGCAGGTTTTCCGGACAGAAACGTGAGAATGGTCCGCGAACCGCTTGGCGTGGCCGCATGTATTACACCGTGGAACTTTCCGGTCTCACTTGCCTCATACAAAATTTTCTCCGCCTTAATTGCGGGTAATACGGTTGTATGGAAGCCGGCTTCAGAGGTGGCTCTATCGGCTAAGATTTTTGTTGAAATCTTGGCTGAAGCCGGTGTTCCGGCAGGAGTTGTTAACTTAATTACCGGTTCAGGAAGAACAGTAGGAAGCCGACTTGCCGAACATCCTGACGTACAAGTGATTTCGTTTACGGGTTCAACAGAGGTAGGACAGCAGCTGGCAGAGATGAGCTGCAAAACTTTAAAACGGATTTCTTTGGAGCTGGGCGGAAAAAATGCGGTGATCGTCCTAAAAGATGCAGACCTCGATAAAGCGGCGGATGGCATCGTGAAATCTGCGTTTACAACAACAGGCCAGCGCTGCACAGCAGCAAGCCGTGTCATTGTTGAGCGTCCTATTAAACAGGAGCTAGTAGCAAAAATCGTGCAATTAACAAAGTCTATGAAAATTGGAAATGGACTAGAAGAAGGGAACCAGGTCGGCCCGCTTGTTAATGAAAGCCAGCTTCATACGGTGGAAAGCTATGTGAAAAAAGCAGTCGAGGAAGGCGGAAAAATCGTCTTGGGAGGAAAGCGTGCGGCGGAATTAGGCGGTTTTTATTATGAACCTACTATTATCGAAAATGTACGACCTCATGATGTCATTGCCCAGGAAGAAATTTTTGGCCCCGTTCTAGCCATTATAGAGGCGGATTCTTATGAAGAAGCAATGGAAATCAATAATAACACGATTTACGGCTTGTCCACTGCTATCTATACAAAAAGTCTTCATTATGCGAATCGAGCTGCACGCGAAGCAGTCAGTGGTCTTGTCTATATCAATAACGGAACTTCCAATGCAGAGATGGGTGTCGCTTTTGGTGGTATGAAAATGTCAGGAAATGGTCACCGTGAAGTATCCCACCATTCCTTTGATGTGATGACGGAGTGGAAATCCATTTATACCAACTATTAA